A genomic segment from Candidatus Korarchaeum cryptofilum OPF8 encodes:
- a CDS encoding ABC transporter ATP-binding protein, protein MNVIEARDLYVRFYTYEGVVKAVDGVDLDVVSGETLGIVGETGSGKSVTTYALMNMVPPPGKITRGRVIYRKKGVEYVLTEMPENEIRKLRGSELARIFQDPAAALNPVYKVGEQVAEAILIHRLDEMKKRALESAKGFSRNILSRSEDDWLVKFVKRMPLLRRFYWDPIKEETRKEVVRLLSLMGIPDPERVYSMYPHELSGGMQQRIVIAMALSCNPQVLIADEPTTNLDVTVEAQILELIKDLKEKFGTTLIYITHDMGVIAEVSDRVAVMYAGNIVEIGDVYSIFKEPMHPYTKGLLESIPMPGRPIKDIPGSVPNLVNPPQGCRFHPRCERAMSICSTRKPKLVQVRPGRWVACFLYHSEGVEEE, encoded by the coding sequence ATGAACGTTATAGAGGCGAGAGACCTTTATGTCAGATTCTACACGTATGAGGGCGTAGTTAAAGCTGTAGATGGCGTAGATCTAGATGTCGTGAGCGGCGAGACTCTAGGCATCGTTGGTGAGACGGGTAGCGGGAAGTCAGTCACTACTTATGCGTTGATGAATATGGTCCCCCCACCCGGAAAGATCACGAGAGGGAGGGTTATCTATAGGAAGAAAGGAGTGGAATACGTGCTCACTGAGATGCCAGAAAATGAGATCAGGAAGCTCAGAGGATCAGAGCTCGCTAGAATATTCCAGGATCCGGCAGCAGCATTAAATCCTGTCTATAAGGTAGGGGAGCAAGTTGCAGAGGCCATATTGATACATAGGCTAGATGAGATGAAGAAAAGGGCTCTGGAATCTGCGAAGGGATTCAGCAGGAATATATTGAGCAGATCTGAGGACGATTGGCTTGTTAAGTTCGTAAAGAGAATGCCATTACTCAGGAGATTCTACTGGGACCCGATAAAAGAGGAGACGAGGAAGGAAGTAGTCAGACTCCTCAGCCTAATGGGGATACCTGATCCCGAGAGAGTCTACTCCATGTACCCGCATGAGTTGAGTGGGGGAATGCAGCAGAGGATAGTTATAGCGATGGCTCTATCCTGCAATCCTCAGGTCCTTATAGCGGACGAACCGACGACGAACCTCGATGTGACTGTGGAAGCTCAGATACTGGAGCTTATAAAGGATCTCAAGGAGAAGTTCGGCACTACGCTCATCTATATAACGCATGATATGGGAGTTATCGCTGAGGTCTCAGACAGGGTTGCCGTGATGTATGCTGGGAATATCGTGGAGATAGGGGATGTTTACTCCATATTCAAGGAGCCAATGCATCCCTATACTAAGGGGCTCCTCGAGTCCATACCAATGCCGGGGAGGCCCATAAAGGATATCCCTGGCTCCGTCCCGAATTTAGTGAACCCACCTCAGGGCTGCAGGTTTCATCCTAGATGCGAGAGGGCTATGAGCATATGCTCCACCAGGAAGCCTAAGCTAGTTCAGGTGAGACCTGGTAGGTGGGTAGCCTGCTTCCTCTATCATTCCGAGGGGGTTGAAGAGGAATGA
- a CDS encoding ABC transporter ATP-binding protein, giving the protein MSLVRTVGLKKHFPVLGGVLKRPVAWVKAVDGVDLWINRGETFGLVGESGCGKTTLAKTILRLHKPTSGHIFFDVPEDVIRKVTLGDEKLRREYDLALMNGRKLMEYRRRMQIVFQNPLTSLNPRMMVKDIVAEPLIVQGIAKGDEAYEIVLKALEEVGLGREHMWRYPHEFSGGQRQRIAIARAIITKPDFIVLDEPTSSVDVSVRARLINLFKELQRKYNLTYLFISHDLSLVQVVSDRVGVMYLGKLVEVADSKEIFERPLHPYTQALFSAKPIPDPTVKRKRIVLQGDVPSPVNPPKGCRFHPRCFRRFDPCDKEEPPLVEAEPRHWVACYLYH; this is encoded by the coding sequence ATGAGTCTCGTAAGGACAGTAGGCTTGAAGAAACATTTTCCCGTACTAGGTGGAGTCTTGAAGAGGCCTGTGGCATGGGTTAAGGCGGTCGATGGAGTCGATCTCTGGATAAACAGGGGGGAGACCTTCGGGCTCGTTGGGGAATCGGGTTGCGGGAAGACTACTCTGGCGAAGACTATACTGAGGCTCCATAAACCTACCTCTGGCCATATATTCTTCGATGTCCCTGAGGACGTCATAAGGAAGGTAACCTTGGGTGACGAGAAGCTCAGGAGAGAGTACGATCTAGCCCTTATGAACGGGAGGAAGCTCATGGAGTACAGGAGGAGGATGCAAATCGTCTTCCAAAATCCATTGACATCCCTGAACCCTAGAATGATGGTCAAGGATATAGTAGCTGAGCCTCTGATAGTCCAAGGAATAGCGAAGGGAGACGAAGCTTATGAGATCGTCCTGAAAGCTTTGGAAGAAGTTGGGCTCGGGAGAGAGCATATGTGGCGTTACCCCCATGAGTTCTCGGGAGGCCAGAGGCAGAGGATAGCGATAGCTCGCGCTATAATAACAAAGCCGGATTTCATCGTGCTGGATGAGCCCACTTCCAGCGTGGATGTATCGGTCAGGGCTAGGCTCATAAACTTGTTCAAGGAACTCCAGAGGAAGTACAACTTAACTTACCTCTTCATAAGCCATGATTTATCTCTGGTTCAAGTGGTAAGTGATAGAGTTGGTGTGATGTATTTAGGAAAGCTTGTCGAAGTCGCGGACTCTAAGGAGATATTTGAGAGGCCACTACATCCCTATACTCAGGCATTGTTCTCAGCTAAACCGATCCCAGATCCCACAGTGAAGAGAAAGAGGATAGTGCTCCAGGGGGATGTCCCGAGCCCAGTGAATCCACCTAAGGGCTGCAGGTTCCATCCTAGATGCTTCAGGAGGTTTGATCCATGCGATAAGGAGGAGCCACCGCTCGTAGAGGCTGAGCCAAGGCACTGGGTAGCTTGCTATCTCTATCATTGA
- a CDS encoding ASKHA domain-containing protein, with the protein MRIKILPSNVDLEVERGEIIGEVLSRELGFPLPCGGAGFCGGCAVRIIEGEVSEPRIEEALSGALERGMRLACMTRVLSDVVVEIPEIVPTASVSGIMPKLELDTSHLPNARGLGLAVDLGTTNIVGSLIELSSGKVIAESFVRNPQIAKGSDLITRIERAMRGEDMGPLAVEGIESLISKLTGDRERICSLIIVANSVMQALLLDLDIRSLSSAPFDPPLKDWLTVPALEIGIELPEAIAIIPPAIGGFAGSDALADVVTTRLLGIGIPYLLIDLGTNSEVVLDTGDSVLVATAPAGSAFEMNAGGVGGIEEAVSEVRFEDGRWKLKYLRRPLGLTGSGLISAVAEMLRIGFIDESGRMRREFKGSISLLEDPRIEITQRDIREVQKGVSAIYSAWRILIDEASIEPERVVIAGTFGSNLKYEDALRIGLIPPVPEGNFISIGNSALTGAKSMMMSRRAYELAKGILRIARHIDLTGKQNFPDIFIEGLMLRERRL; encoded by the coding sequence ATGAGAATAAAGATCCTTCCCTCAAATGTTGACCTCGAAGTTGAGAGAGGCGAGATAATCGGAGAAGTGTTGAGTAGGGAGCTCGGATTCCCCCTACCGTGCGGCGGAGCTGGTTTCTGTGGCGGTTGCGCCGTTAGGATAATTGAGGGCGAAGTATCTGAACCGAGGATAGAGGAAGCGCTCTCCGGAGCTCTGGAGAGGGGGATGAGATTAGCTTGCATGACTAGAGTGTTGAGCGATGTCGTAGTGGAGATACCTGAAATAGTCCCTACTGCTTCAGTCTCGGGAATAATGCCTAAGCTGGAGCTAGATACATCGCACCTTCCTAATGCGCGCGGCCTAGGTCTAGCTGTGGACCTGGGGACTACTAACATAGTCGGTTCCCTTATCGAGCTCAGTAGCGGGAAGGTAATAGCTGAGAGCTTCGTCAGGAACCCTCAGATCGCTAAGGGGAGCGATCTAATCACTAGGATCGAGAGGGCGATGAGGGGGGAGGATATGGGGCCCCTAGCTGTGGAGGGGATCGAATCCCTCATATCCAAACTAACCGGGGATAGGGAGAGGATATGCTCCCTGATTATAGTCGCCAATTCCGTCATGCAAGCCTTACTGCTGGACCTAGATATAAGATCCCTCTCCTCAGCCCCCTTCGATCCTCCCCTGAAGGACTGGCTGACAGTTCCAGCTCTCGAGATAGGAATAGAGCTGCCCGAAGCTATTGCTATAATTCCGCCCGCGATAGGCGGCTTCGCTGGATCCGATGCACTAGCTGATGTAGTCACAACTAGGCTCCTGGGGATAGGGATCCCCTACTTACTCATAGATCTCGGTACCAATAGCGAGGTAGTATTGGATACGGGCGATTCAGTACTCGTGGCTACAGCTCCAGCAGGTTCGGCGTTCGAGATGAACGCAGGAGGAGTGGGAGGGATAGAGGAGGCCGTTAGCGAGGTTAGATTCGAGGATGGGAGGTGGAAGTTGAAGTACTTGAGGAGGCCCTTAGGGCTCACGGGCTCCGGGCTAATATCGGCTGTAGCCGAGATGCTCAGGATAGGATTTATTGATGAGAGCGGGAGGATGAGGAGGGAATTCAAAGGGTCTATCTCTCTTTTAGAAGATCCCAGGATAGAGATAACTCAGAGGGATATCAGGGAAGTTCAGAAGGGAGTTAGCGCTATTTACTCAGCTTGGAGGATCCTTATAGATGAGGCCTCAATTGAGCCGGAGAGAGTAGTCATAGCAGGGACCTTCGGGAGCAATTTGAAGTATGAGGACGCCCTCAGGATAGGATTGATACCTCCAGTTCCTGAGGGTAACTTCATATCCATCGGCAACTCCGCTCTTACCGGGGCTAAATCGATGATGATGAGCAGGAGGGCCTACGAGCTAGCTAAGGGCATACTGAGGATAGCGAGGCACATCGACCTTACCGGAAAGCAGAACTTTCCGGACATCTTCATCGAGGGGTTGATGTTGAGGGAGAGGAGACTCTGA
- a CDS encoding 3-dehydroquinate synthase II, which produces MRSKELIILADSSPDSVVEKAIKMGLKVAAVDQSVKERLKGYLDPSLIVEVSEWPSEGELTLFKIRGPEDVEILRREANERKFLIESESWKIIPLENIIAEVGGERIYAIADDLEEARSLLGVLEIGVKGVVIPIKDSAQLERALRLSEEVNPLNLREARVTEVKQVGMGDRVCVDTTSILSKGEGMLVGGSASFLFLVHSENIESPFTSPREFRVNAGAVSNYLLAPGGKTLYLSEVRAGSEVLAVSVDGRRRAVSVGRAKVERRPMVLVRASSDGEEGWTVLQLAETIPLVKPDGSTVAVTDLKPGDRVLVYVSERKARHFGTAVDEFIEER; this is translated from the coding sequence ATGCGATCTAAGGAGTTAATCATATTAGCTGACTCATCTCCTGACTCGGTCGTTGAGAAAGCCATTAAGATGGGACTTAAAGTAGCTGCCGTAGATCAGAGTGTCAAGGAGAGGCTTAAGGGCTATTTAGATCCCTCTCTCATAGTAGAGGTGAGCGAGTGGCCCTCAGAGGGGGAGCTTACTCTCTTCAAGATAAGAGGGCCCGAGGATGTTGAGATCCTCAGGAGGGAAGCTAACGAGAGGAAGTTTCTTATAGAGAGCGAGAGCTGGAAGATAATACCCCTCGAGAACATAATAGCTGAAGTAGGTGGGGAGAGGATTTACGCTATAGCTGATGACTTGGAGGAAGCGAGATCCCTCTTAGGGGTCCTCGAAATCGGTGTTAAGGGAGTGGTGATCCCTATAAAGGATTCCGCACAGCTCGAAAGAGCTCTGAGGCTCTCGGAAGAGGTAAACCCGCTTAACTTGAGGGAAGCTAGGGTCACTGAAGTCAAGCAAGTGGGCATGGGAGATAGGGTTTGCGTTGACACTACATCGATACTATCGAAAGGAGAGGGGATGCTAGTCGGGGGTTCAGCCTCCTTCCTCTTCTTAGTGCACAGTGAGAACATAGAATCCCCCTTCACATCACCTAGAGAGTTCAGGGTGAATGCGGGAGCTGTATCGAATTATCTGCTCGCTCCAGGTGGGAAAACGCTTTACCTCTCGGAGGTGAGAGCTGGGAGCGAGGTGCTAGCCGTCTCGGTCGATGGTAGGAGGAGGGCGGTCAGCGTGGGTAGAGCTAAGGTGGAGAGGAGGCCCATGGTCTTAGTGAGGGCCAGTAGCGATGGGGAGGAGGGATGGACAGTCCTCCAGCTGGCCGAGACGATACCTCTAGTCAAACCCGATGGCTCGACAGTAGCTGTGACTGATCTGAAGCCGGGGGATAGAGTACTCGTTTACGTATCGGAGAGAAAAGCCAGGCACTTCGGTACAGCTGTAGATGAGTTCATAGAGGAGAGGTGA
- the yjjX gene encoding inosine/xanthosine triphosphatase: protein MIVAVGSTNPVKVEAVRRAFSLFWEADVRGVDVESGVPKEPFGPNAIEGARNRARNALRALNADFGVGIEGGIFHLFGKYYCAGFVWIERKDGVHSTGMSGWFECPEAFLPDMLRGRELGDLMARLSGNENIKREEGAIGFFTRGAVKRVDLYTHGTLMALAKFIAAGRWPR from the coding sequence ATGATAGTGGCGGTGGGCTCGACGAATCCGGTGAAGGTAGAGGCAGTGAGGAGGGCCTTCTCCCTGTTCTGGGAGGCAGATGTTAGGGGAGTTGATGTCGAGAGCGGCGTCCCAAAGGAGCCTTTTGGCCCTAATGCGATTGAAGGGGCGAGAAACAGAGCAAGAAATGCTCTGAGAGCATTGAATGCCGATTTCGGCGTTGGTATCGAGGGGGGAATATTTCACCTCTTCGGTAAATACTACTGCGCGGGTTTCGTCTGGATCGAGAGGAAGGATGGTGTCCACAGCACCGGTATGAGCGGGTGGTTCGAATGTCCTGAAGCTTTTCTCCCAGATATGCTCAGGGGGAGGGAGCTAGGGGATCTAATGGCTAGGCTGAGTGGGAATGAGAACATAAAGAGGGAGGAAGGAGCTATCGGATTCTTCACGAGGGGGGCAGTCAAGAGGGTCGATCTATATACGCATGGCACATTAATGGCGTTAGCGAAATTCATAGCTGCTGGTAGGTGGCCGAGGTGA
- a CDS encoding arcadin 1, translating to MLTLSLEVTEVRKTQSGIVLSLSRPSGIEEIPPPESEEEAMMFQVMRAMEKYMRLPIPIAQPSVPTVTIILNEEEYDRIGRPTVGDSLRLVISKEEGGFRVGVDY from the coding sequence ATGTTGACACTCAGCTTGGAGGTGACTGAGGTTAGGAAGACGCAATCGGGTATAGTGCTCTCATTGAGCAGGCCTAGTGGTATAGAGGAGATCCCCCCTCCTGAGAGTGAGGAGGAAGCTATGATGTTCCAGGTGATGAGAGCTATGGAGAAGTACATGAGGCTGCCGATTCCGATAGCTCAACCATCTGTGCCCACGGTCACTATAATACTGAACGAGGAGGAGTACGACAGGATAGGTAGGCCCACTGTAGGGGATAGCTTGAGGTTGGTCATCTCGAAGGAGGAAGGCGGATTCAGGGTCGGTGTGGATTATTAA
- a CDS encoding CBS domain-containing protein encodes MAFAKKKRELPLRVEDVMTTPAVTIKMDASVEEAAKIMDEKRISSILVVDNNGKLVGIFTDRDLRFAAANGKIGKGIPIHMLMTENPITIAPNEPITEALRKMRDADVKHLPVVDKENKPVGVIAVRDVLDAVMMLMQLMTGQA; translated from the coding sequence ATGGCATTCGCGAAGAAGAAGAGGGAATTACCCCTGAGGGTAGAGGATGTGATGACGACGCCCGCTGTCACCATAAAGATGGATGCATCTGTTGAAGAAGCCGCTAAAATAATGGATGAGAAGAGGATAAGTAGTATATTGGTTGTTGATAATAACGGAAAACTAGTTGGAATATTCACTGACAGGGATCTGAGGTTCGCGGCTGCTAACGGTAAGATAGGGAAGGGGATCCCGATCCACATGCTGATGACGGAGAATCCGATAACGATAGCTCCAAATGAACCAATCACAGAGGCCCTCAGGAAAATGAGGGATGCTGATGTGAAGCATTTACCGGTCGTCGATAAGGAAAACAAACCAGTTGGTGTGATCGCTGTGAGAGATGTCCTAGATGCCGTCATGATGCTGATGCAACTCATGACGGGTCAAGCCTAA
- a CDS encoding CopG family ribbon-helix-helix protein → MPMGRVSRTAISIPRELMSDLDDLLSQLNLKSRSKAISEAITLYIAERYWVLSDVEKEVAGAIIMVYDHHKESEITEVQHKYLDLIRSTSHVHIDEERCMEVLMVLGSLSRVRELFKELQALGTAEVLKPFLVPRG, encoded by the coding sequence ATGCCTATGGGTAGAGTATCCAGAACGGCTATATCTATACCGAGGGAGCTCATGAGTGACTTGGATGATCTCCTCTCTCAACTGAATTTGAAGAGCAGATCTAAAGCTATATCTGAAGCTATAACCCTCTACATCGCTGAGAGGTACTGGGTTCTCTCCGATGTAGAGAAGGAAGTGGCTGGTGCGATAATAATGGTTTACGATCATCACAAGGAAAGCGAGATCACTGAAGTTCAGCATAAATACTTGGATCTCATAAGATCGACATCTCATGTGCACATCGATGAGGAGAGGTGCATGGAAGTTTTGATGGTCCTAGGATCCCTCTCTAGGGTCAGGGAGCTCTTCAAGGAACTTCAAGCCCTAGGTACAGCTGAGGTCCTCAAGCCCTTCCTAGTCCCTAGAGGATGA
- a CDS encoding energy-coupling factor ABC transporter ATP-binding protein, with the protein MKLCANNVSYSYPDGTKAIEDVSLCISSGEIVCLLGPNGSGKSTLLLLLAGLIKPTSGSITIDGENLGRDYRKICGILFQNPSDQLIAPTVGEDVSLGPRQLKLEHQEIERRVKGALEALELLGFEDRSPFRLSGGEIARVALAGLIALDPEVYLLDEPSSSLDLKGMEALMEILRKLKERGKIVVIATQDSDLASEVADKVYIFNKGKLISGGRVNILYEAPLEEIGVKAPATVKICKELSHFLSECPLRMDDLINALKRALSSSRD; encoded by the coding sequence ATGAAGCTCTGCGCGAACAACGTGAGCTACTCTTATCCAGATGGGACTAAGGCAATTGAAGACGTGAGCCTCTGCATCTCTTCAGGCGAAATAGTTTGCCTCTTAGGGCCTAATGGATCTGGGAAGAGCACACTCCTCTTACTACTGGCGGGCCTCATAAAGCCAACTTCAGGGTCCATAACGATTGATGGTGAGAATTTAGGGAGGGATTACAGGAAGATATGCGGTATCCTCTTTCAGAACCCATCTGACCAGTTAATAGCTCCTACTGTGGGAGAGGATGTCTCCTTAGGACCGAGACAACTGAAATTGGAACATCAGGAGATAGAGAGGAGGGTCAAAGGAGCATTGGAAGCTCTAGAGCTCCTAGGTTTCGAGGATAGATCACCTTTCAGGCTCAGTGGAGGTGAAATCGCTAGAGTTGCGCTCGCAGGCCTCATAGCGCTGGATCCCGAGGTATACCTGTTGGATGAGCCTTCCTCATCCCTGGATCTGAAGGGCATGGAAGCCCTCATGGAAATCCTGAGGAAACTCAAGGAAAGGGGGAAAATAGTGGTAATAGCTACTCAGGATTCTGACCTCGCCTCAGAAGTCGCGGATAAAGTATATATATTTAATAAGGGAAAGCTTATCTCCGGGGGAAGAGTGAACATTTTATATGAGGCCCCCCTAGAAGAAATAGGCGTGAAGGCTCCTGCAACGGTGAAGATATGCAAAGAACTGTCTCATTTTCTCAGTGAATGCCCTCTCAGAATGGATGATCTGATAAATGCCCTTAAGAGAGCACTTTCATCCTCTAGGGACTAG
- a CDS encoding PDGLE domain-containing protein — translation MRKSYIAIIILVLISPLFGVIGANIVGYREPLDLAAEIIGIKESEPLWRGILPDYTVPGLPDELGYIVAGFVGVFILLLPALIKRGKVEGNR, via the coding sequence ATGAGGAAGAGCTACATCGCGATAATAATTCTCGTGCTCATAAGCCCGCTCTTCGGAGTGATAGGAGCTAATATCGTTGGCTACAGGGAACCACTGGACCTAGCAGCTGAGATCATAGGGATTAAGGAATCCGAGCCCCTATGGAGAGGGATACTCCCAGATTACACAGTTCCAGGGCTACCGGATGAGTTAGGTTACATTGTAGCTGGATTCGTAGGCGTCTTCATCCTCCTGCTCCCCGCTCTGATTAAGAGGGGTAAAGTTGAGGGGAATAGATAG
- a CDS encoding energy-coupling factor ABC transporter permease yields MHIPDGFLDPLVSLSLYVISLAIVIYSGRKYFREGGSVYYLSVMAAAIFAAQMLNWPIPGGTSAHFVGGAFASIFLGPFGACLAMFMNLVVQCLLMGDGGITALGANAFNMAVVDVFAGYAIYKASLKYLGRKFLAAFLGGWIGITLAAVTCGFELGLSPSFGYPLSITVPVMGIWHLALGVIEGIATGLLVKYLSLRGLIK; encoded by the coding sequence ATGCATATCCCCGACGGCTTCCTGGACCCGCTCGTATCACTCTCGCTCTACGTCATATCGCTAGCCATCGTGATCTACTCAGGCAGAAAGTACTTCAGGGAGGGGGGCAGCGTATACTACCTCTCTGTAATGGCCGCAGCAATATTCGCGGCTCAAATGTTGAATTGGCCGATTCCCGGTGGTACATCAGCGCATTTCGTTGGGGGAGCGTTCGCATCCATTTTCCTAGGTCCATTCGGAGCTTGCTTAGCTATGTTCATGAACTTAGTCGTTCAATGCCTCTTGATGGGGGACGGGGGGATCACAGCCCTAGGAGCTAACGCGTTCAACATGGCTGTAGTAGATGTCTTCGCAGGTTACGCGATATATAAAGCTAGCTTGAAGTATCTAGGGAGGAAATTCTTAGCAGCTTTCCTCGGGGGCTGGATCGGGATAACTCTAGCAGCTGTAACTTGCGGTTTCGAGCTGGGCCTATCCCCCAGCTTCGGCTATCCCCTGAGCATCACTGTCCCCGTGATGGGGATATGGCACTTGGCCCTCGGCGTGATAGAGGGCATAGCCACTGGCCTCTTAGTGAAATACCTCTCATTAAGGGGGTTGATAAAATGA
- the hypD gene encoding hydrogenase formation protein HypD, whose product MRSLTDLRSDEIASRISSKIREIAKRVGSVKIMNFCGTHEWTITHYGIRYLMPEEVELVAGPGCPVCITPAYYVDAVVKLAVEGIRVMTFGDAFRLMGTKARGLPRNLEEAKQDGADVRIVYSVLDAIKIAKDDKESIFFGVGFETTAPATLGPISSRNLPENLSLVIAHRLTPPIMRYVLENYPGSPIRGIIAPGHVSTITGADAWRFVAEEYGIPIVVSGFEPIDVLLSILEIVKQIDRGEAKLFNEYSRAVKASGNERALKVMEETSDVVDAAWRGIGFVPKSGLILKEKYERYDAFRKYGIKEISKEEWYNDSIPGCKCTEITLGIAKPTECPLFMKVCKPESPYGPCMVSGEGTCLIWAKYGSSEFLSDIAGDI is encoded by the coding sequence ATGAGATCGCTAACTGATCTGAGGAGCGATGAGATAGCTTCCAGGATCTCCTCCAAGATAAGAGAAATAGCTAAGAGAGTTGGAAGCGTAAAGATAATGAACTTCTGCGGTACTCATGAGTGGACGATAACTCATTACGGCATAAGGTATCTGATGCCGGAGGAAGTCGAGCTAGTGGCAGGACCAGGCTGTCCCGTTTGCATAACGCCAGCTTACTACGTGGATGCCGTAGTCAAGCTAGCTGTAGAGGGCATAAGAGTGATGACATTCGGGGATGCCTTCAGGCTCATGGGGACTAAAGCTAGGGGATTGCCGAGGAACTTGGAGGAAGCGAAGCAAGATGGTGCGGATGTAAGGATCGTTTACAGTGTTCTGGATGCGATAAAAATAGCCAAGGATGATAAGGAATCAATATTCTTCGGAGTTGGATTCGAGACCACTGCTCCAGCTACTTTAGGCCCGATAAGCTCCAGGAATTTGCCTGAAAATCTGAGCCTCGTCATAGCCCATAGGTTAACTCCCCCGATAATGAGGTACGTCCTCGAGAACTACCCGGGCTCACCGATAAGGGGGATAATAGCACCGGGTCATGTCTCAACGATAACAGGAGCTGATGCTTGGAGGTTCGTGGCCGAAGAGTACGGGATCCCCATAGTCGTCTCTGGCTTTGAGCCCATAGATGTACTGCTCTCGATACTCGAGATAGTGAAGCAGATAGATAGAGGGGAAGCCAAGCTCTTCAATGAATACTCAAGGGCTGTTAAAGCCTCGGGAAATGAGAGAGCTCTCAAAGTAATGGAGGAAACCAGTGATGTCGTCGATGCCGCTTGGAGGGGCATAGGGTTCGTTCCTAAGAGCGGGTTAATACTCAAGGAGAAATACGAGAGGTATGATGCCTTCAGGAAATATGGGATCAAGGAGATCTCCAAGGAAGAATGGTATAATGATTCTATTCCTGGTTGCAAATGCACTGAGATAACTTTAGGGATAGCTAAGCCCACGGAATGTCCCCTCTTCATGAAGGTATGCAAGCCTGAGAGTCCTTACGGTCCCTGTATGGTCTCTGGGGAAGGAACTTGCCTCATATGGGCTAAGTACGGCAGTAGTGAGTTTCTGAGTGATATAGCTGGTGATATTTAG